The nucleotide sequence TCCCGGCTCCCTTGGCGGGACCAGCACCACCCCCCTTCATtgatctatttaccccagatccctaaagggcccctcaaggattgaactcacccCCCCGCACCGGGTGAGCCAGCCAACGCTCCAACCActgagcccctgcagcccccgctgACCAGGTGctgacccccaggcctcccctggggctgccttCAGAGCTCCTCTCGACCCCCCTTTGCTGGAGACTTGCTGTGAGTTCCCCACGAGCTAGGGGAGCCGCCAGCAGAATTCCACATACAGCTCCATGCATGTGGGAGCTGCGGTACCTTTTCCATGGGCCATACCCTCCCTGCAGCATGGCACAGCCACCCCGAGTGGGGCCAGGAAACGCagccgggcgggggtgggggctctgaTGAACAGGCACATGGAGGGTAAACGTGGGAGAAGTTTGCACTGAAACGTGGCGACTGAACCGGGACACGGAATGGGCTTCGGGAAGTGGGATCaggccaggggagtggggggagggtgtttcccgctgtcctgcagtaaccccccagtgggtgcctcagtttccccaggcccagcatgTGGCGGGGAGGGGTGTTTCACAGTGTTGGCCCCAGGAGACACGCCCCCAGGAAACAgggcagagatgggggaggggcctggctggtgccaGTGGGAGccaggctttggggtggggcgggagcagggAGATGGGGCCTCTGGGCTGGATTCCTGGGCCCTGCGCTGAGTCTGCTCCATGCTGCGTGCCCAGCGCCCCAGAAccctcctgttccccagcccatGGGAGTGGTGTCAGCTGGAGGGGGGGCAAGGCCTTGGGACCCCCCTGCTCAGCTGCCACCCCCATGTTTGCAGGCAGCCCCCGGGGCACGGAGCTTGTTGGCTCGGGCGCTGCGTGCAGGAAAGGGCACCTGGTGCCAGGCCTGGGCCGTGAGGGACTCGTCCATCCTTTGACCAAAGGGATTTCTGATACCATTTGGTTCAGTTCCTGCTCCTTGTCTCCTGGTGCccggccagccccactcccctcacacctccctgaCAGCCCAGCCTAGTAGTGTGCCCCTATGTCCCCTGGACACACAAGGGCAAAGCCAACTTGATTAAGAGAGGATCCCTGAGCCCCCATGAATTCTCAGGGAGAGGCACTGGTGCCAGCGGTGGGATCCCCCTCACCATCGCTACCGGCACCAGCACtgcgctctgccctgcctgctacatgggggggccagggtgggaccCACAGTCATGGTGGGGCTGGGTATTACTGCCCCTTAAGAGGCCTGTgccagcttccccacagcagacaCAAGCAGCATCTGGGCCACTCTACTCCAGCTCAGGGAGGCAGTGgtctctagtggttagagcagaagggctggcagccaggattcctgggttctctccctggctctgggggaagtggggtgttGTGGTTAGAGGGGGGTTGCAtgtgcctgggagccaggactcctgggctctgtccttgacttgggggaggggagtgggggctgctggggaggggcacaggggccCCAGCAATATCGTGCCATCAGCCAGTAACCTGGCAGCCCCTCTCTCAGACTGgcctcctgccaggggctggggcccacagAACGTGGGTCCCACAGGGATCATGGCCGCTGAGGACTCAGCTGGCCCTGGGCTGCCACGTTGCTTTCTAAAGGAAATGGAGCGCTGAGCCCCGgcgggagggcagagctgggcacacagACGTGAACGTTTGCTTGACGTATTCCAGGAGTGAGCTGCCAAGGGTCACAAAACCCAGTGCTGAGACCTGGCCGAGGGTGGGACACATCCCACCGGCAGCTCCGGCTTTAACACCAGCTGCAAGGAGCTGCAGCCCGAGTTTCAATACATTCTGCAAAAGCCCATGCTGGGCTCACCACCGACCCTGGGCCGGCTGTCACTCCACCACCGCCCTGTCCATCCCGGCCTGCCCTTCGCCCCGCTACGCCTTCCACGTAGCCAGATCGATCACCTCTCGTTACTTGCTGGGCCCTGCACCAAGGTCGGCCCCTTACGGAGCCGTAACGTCCTGCGTGATGCCGAAAATTGCCGGGCGCACCATTGCACAGGTAGGGAAATTTCATATCCACAGCTGTGGGAGAGGGACGCACCCGAGAGCCCAGCGTTCCCGTCCCACCACCCGAACCCGCTCCCCTGCCATGCACATCAAACAAGGCCCCTGTGACAGCGTGTTTAATTCGCAGTTGGATGGGGAGGGCTCAGAAACACCACTGGGGCCCAGGGGAGGCAGAGAGCCGCAGCCGGGGGCCGACAGCCCCGACTGCACCGTGTTTGGGAAGGCACCTTGCACAGAGTGGGGGGGCGTAGCagcctggcagggatggggagtgCTGTGAAATGGGGTCCCGGCTCCCTCTGCCTTGGAGGGAAACCAGCCAAGAGGGTTTTCTCCCCAGGCCAGCATGtttgggctctgggggtgggtcgcagggggcagaagagggaggggcggggctagACAGAGTGGGCGTGGCCTGGGTGGAGCAGCacatgcaggcagaagcccaggacTACCACAGCTAatggtcccagggctgcaggggggggcaAAGAAGGGGGGGCGCCAGAGGTGCAGGccgtgggctgggcagggggcccggaggtcaccagcagccccagggggcgAGGTGGCGGGCTCAGCTCTCCTTGTGGTGGGGGGTGGCGAGGGAGGCCCCGACGGCGATCAGGAACTGGGCCGTGTAGTAGGTGGCCATGACGAGGAGGTGGACGTGGGGCACCGGGGCGCAGAAGTGGTCCAGGGCCAGCACCAGGTCGGAGGCAATGAAGAACAAGGAGCcggcagccagagccaggtggggggcagggtgggccaGGGCCCTCCAGGCCACAGCCACCAGTAGCGCCCCGTAGCCCCCCACAGCTGGCACGGAGGGGCCCTTCAGGCAGGGCGACAGCAGCCTGTAGCCCCCCACCCAGACCAGCGCCAGGGCCAgcgccagcagggggagcagggggcgcaGGCCCAGGGCCCAGAGGTAGCAGGTGTGAGCCAGAGCGAAGGCCGCCATACCTGTGGGGAGGGCGTGGGGCGTCAGAGCGGTGCCCCTcactgcagcccccgccccagccagtgcccctcactgttgccccacagccccctccccccctcactgctgacccgcagcccctgcccccctggtgcccctcactgccacgctgtagcccccccgaccccccaagCCTGCTGGTGCCCTCACTCCCCgttccccccagtgccccccactccccacccacagctcccgctcccccagtgcccctcactcccatccaTGGACCTAGGGGGAAGAGCTGTGGCCACACAAGACAGGCATCTCCCAcgctggagcagagcagcccctggcagaCCCAGTAGGCTAAGGGGGTCCAGGCGCCCTCCTTCAGGCCCTGGGCCCACAGGAAGAAGCTCAGGCTCAGGACCGGAAGGGTCTTGACGCAGGTGCTgagccagctgggctcctgcagccagagggcgAAGTAGAGGACGCAGGACACCAGGAACGGCAGCAGCGTAAGGAAGCGGCTGGTGGCCTGTAAATGAACACAGCCGGGGCCTGACTTCGCggggggagcccagagctcccagcttggCCATCATCCTGCCATGCAATCAGGGAGCAGGGGACAGCACCATGTGACTCAGAGCAACCACACCTCATTTCCCACCGTGGTGAGCTCTTGGAATGAGACACGCTCCAAAGCTACTTGGCCCACACGTTCACTCTGAAACCTACCGACGGCCTCTCACCCCGCCAGCCTGTAACAACCCACAGCCTAGTGTTCCACCGTGTTCACTCAAACCTACCAACAGTCTCTCACCATGCCAGCCTGTAACAACCCACAGCCTGGTATTCCACTGTGTTCACTCTGAAACCTACTGACGGCCTGCTCTGTCACAGTGGGCCTGCTAGCCGTCAGCGTGTTAACAAGGGCGCCTCTCGTCacgccagcctgtaacaacgcggAGCCCAGGCATTCCACCGTGTTCCCTCAAACCTACTGATATGATTGTTGGAATATCATCGGGCTTCTGAGTTAACAGGACAAAATACCTGATCTATTGTTTCTTCGAAATTGGATTTTGTCAGTTACTTTGTCTAAAAGCTATGGTAAACCTACTTCAACTAGCAGGCCTGGTAGCTATTTCCTGGGCTTTACACTGAAAGTTATTTACAGTCCAATGAATATTGTTACTTTTGCTAATCAGCTGCCTGTCTTAGCTGCTCTGAAGCCTGAT is from Carettochelys insculpta isolate YL-2023 chromosome 22, ASM3395843v1, whole genome shotgun sequence and encodes:
- the TMEM86B gene encoding lysoplasmalogenase TMEM86B isoform X1, with translation MAMATWETLRATSRFLTLLPFLVSCVLYFALWLQEPSWLSTCVKTLPVLSLSFFLWAQGLKEGAWTPLAYWVCQGLLCSSVGDACLVWPQLFPLGMAAFALAHTCYLWALGLRPLLPLLALALALVWVGGYRLLSPCLKGPSVPAVGGYGALLVAVAWRALAHPAPHLALAAGSLFFIASDLVLALDHFCAPVPHVHLLVMATYYTAQFLIAVGASLATPHHKES
- the TMEM86B gene encoding lysoplasmalogenase TMEM86B isoform X2, yielding MDLLATDARHRRGMAADATSRFLTLLPFLVSCVLYFALWLQEPSWLSTCVKTLPVLSLSFFLWAQGLKEGAWTPLAYWVCQGLLCSSVGDACLVWPQLFPLGMAAFALAHTCYLWALGLRPLLPLLALALALVWVGGYRLLSPCLKGPSVPAVGGYGALLVAVAWRALAHPAPHLALAAGSLFFIASDLVLALDHFCAPVPHVHLLVMATYYTAQFLIAVGASLATPHHKES